The region TTGAATTATGGTCGAAACGACTCATGCCTTTACTGCTACTTATTTTAGTGATGGGCGTGGTTTACATATTAACTCAGCCTGGAGCTATGACAGGGTTAGCGGTATTATTACGACCCGATTTCTCTCAAATCTGGGATCCAGATGTACTCGTTGGTGCGTTAGGTCAAACTTTCTTCTCCTTGACCATAGGCACAGGGGCGATGATGGTATATGGCGCGTATCTCAGTAAAAAAGAACACCTAGGTAAGCTAACCGCATATGTGGTGCTCACCGACACCAGTGTGGCCTTCCTAGCCGCCTTGATGATCATTCCTGCCATGTATGTCGCTCAATATAACGGCGTACAAATATTTGCAGAAGATGGCAGCTTACTCAACTCTGACACCTTAGTATTTACTGTCTTGCCAGCGTTATTTGATACCTTTGGCGGGAGCATTCAATACCTATTAGCTTTTGTCTTTTTCGTCTTGATGACCATAGCAGGACTCACATCCGCCATCTCGATTGTCGAGGTACCAACCAGCTACTTAATGGAAAAGAAATCCATCAAGCGCGATCACGCCTCCTATTTGATCGGGGCACTATTGATCACCCTATCACTGACCCTAGTCTTGAATTTTGAGCAACTATTTGGCTTTATGATCACCTTGACCACAGAAAGAGCTCAACCTCTTATCGCACTCGGTATTGCTGTCTATCTAGGGTGGGTATGGCAACGTAACGATTTACTTAACGACATTCAAGCTCAAGAAGGGGTAAACACTAACAGTCTTTTCTGGAAGATCTGGCCTGTGTATGTAAAATTTGTGTGCCCAGCACTAATCCTCATCATCATAGTGCAACTATTTAATCATTAAAGTGCAGTAATCACTTCATTATCAGTGGTTAGACAATCAATAAAAAGCCCCAAGTTGGGCCTTTTTATTGTTAATCAACTGATGTTAGTTTGTCTAAACCAGGTCGCAATGGAATAGCGATCGCATTTAGCAGGCAAGACTTCATGGGGAAACTCTTCACTCAAAAAAAGAACGATGGTACCCCAACTTGGGGTAACCTTCGTCAGTATATGATCCGAATCATCGCTGTAGATAAGTAGTTCCCCTCCATCCACCTCACGCCAATCTGGATTAAGATAGGTCACCATAGATAACACACGATTAGCCTGTCCGTGAAACGCATCTTTATGCTTTTGATAAAAATCCCCTTGTCGATAATGCGCAAAGTGGCTCTCAACTTCACCCAAGCCTAAAAAAAGACGTCGATTCAAATGCAGTTTTAGTGCCTCCACCCACTTAAACCAAGCGATACCATAGTTACAATCATCGGCGATCCAGCAAATATTGTCGGAGCGGATCTGATGATTAACAACCAAGCCCGCATCTCGACCCACGCCAGCGGCTTTAAAATGGGTACCAGCCAGTAAACGAGCAGCCTCACTTAACTCCGTCACTAAGTTAATCGGTAAGGCATTCTCATGAATACTGTAACCTTTGCCAACGATGTCATCGACAATCAATTCAAAAATGTGAGTATTATTTTGGGATTCAAAATCCATCACTAGCCTTACCGATATTGACATATATTATTGATATAAAAGAGCAGTAAAATCGCTCATATTCACTATTCATGGAACCTCATCAAGTCATTATTTTTCATCACAACTCTTTTTAACACATAGATCCTCAGCTTAACTGAAGACTTATCATTTAAAAACAATCAAAATCTGTAATGCCAAGCTATTTAAGAAGCTATTTCGAGAAGGAGGAATAGCCAAGCGACCTAAAGGTACAGGTATCTGCACAAGCGACTTAACTATTCAGGATAAGGTAAACTGCCCAATTAACAATATAAAAATGTGCTATCTCTACTTTAATACATCTTCTAAGGCTCTAAGGCACAAGGCGACATTTTCACGTCGAGCACTAAAGCCCATGAGACCAATACGCCATGCCTTGCCAGCAAGCACACCAAGTCCGGCGCCAATTTCCAAATTATAAATCTCTAAAAGCTGGGCACGCACGGCTGCATCATCGACACCTTCTGGAATATAAACGGTATTGAGCTGAGGCAGACGCGAGGCTTCATCAACCACAAATTTAAGCCCTAAGCCTTCTAAACCTTGGCGCAATACTTGATGCATATCATCATGGCGCTGCCAAGAGGACTCTAAGCCTTCATTAGCCAATAAACGCAAGGACTCATGCAGTGCGTAAAGTGCATTGACTGGTGCTGTATGATGGTAACTACGCTTGCCACCTGTGGCTAAGTTACCACTCCAATACCCCATCACTAAGGTTTGATCTAAGAACCAGCTTTGAACAGGCGTTGTGCGGGCTTTAATTTTATCAACCGCGGCGGGAGAAAACGACACAGGCGACAGACCCGGTACACAAGACAAACACTTTTGACTGCCTGCATAAATGGCATCTATGCCCCACTCATCGACCTTTAGTTCAACACCGCCAACTGATGTCACCGCATCAACAATCGACAAGCATTGATGCTGTTTGGCAAGGGCACATAAACGTTTAGCATCTGACAGCGCCCCGGTAGAGGTTTCAGCATGGACAAAAGCCAAAAACTTAGTATCAGGATGCGCGATAAGTGCGGCTTCAACATCAGCAACACTGACAGGCTCTCCCCATTCATTATCGACCACAACAGCAATGCCACCGACGCGCTCGACATTTTGACGCATACGCTCACCAAAGACACCATTGCGGCAAACAATCACCTTTTCGCCAGCCTCAACTAAGTTGACAAAACACGTCTCCATGCCGGCAGAGCCTGGCGCAGAAACGGCTAAAGTCATCTCATTAGTGGTCTGAAAGGCATACTGAATAAGTGATTTCAGCTCATCCATCATGCCTATAAATTGGGGGTCAAGGTGGCCAATCGTTGGACGCGCCTGCGCGGCTAGTACTTCAGGATAAACATCAGAAGGGCCTGGGCCCATTAAGATCCTACGGGGGGGATTAAACGCGTCAACATAGGGTGCTACTAGCATTTTATTGCCTCATTTCTAAGAAATAACAGGGTTAACGATTGTTTAAAACTTAAGATAACATAAAAAAGGACGCCACTGCGCCCTTTAATATCTATTGATATAAGCTTATGCTTACCCGCTATTTATCAAGGATAAAAAAACTAATCTTGATGACCCAAGAAGAGTTTATAAGCGGGACTTTGAGTCTCTTCTTGATAGACAAAACCTAACTCAGTTAAAAACTGTTGAAATGCCACGTCATCGCTTTCAGGCACTTCAAATCCGGCTAATACCCGACCATAGGCCGCACCATGATTGCGATAATGGAACAAGCTAATATTCCATTTACTCTGCAGGGTCGTTAAAAACTTAAACAGAGCACCAGGATGTTCAGGAAACTCAAAACTAAACAAACGCTCCTCAAGTTTCTCTGGTGGATGCCCTCCCACCATATAGCGCACATGCAACTTAGCCGTTTCATCATGTGAAAGATCTTGCACTTCAAAACCATCACTCTCGAGTCGAGCGATAATCTCATCTAACTCTGCTTGACCTTGAGACAGACGAATACCGGCAAAAACCACTGCCTTATCACGGCTACTGAAACGGTAGTTAAACTCCGTCATCACCCGCTTTTCGAGTAACTCACAAAAACGCAGGAAGATACCAGGCCTTTCCGGTACTTTAACCGCCAGAATCGCCTCTTTCTGCTCACCAAGTTCACAGCGCTCAGAAACATAACGCAAGCTATGAAAATTCACATTAGCACCACTTAAAATAGCGGCGACTTTTTCGCCTTTGCCCTGAGTGCCCATATACTTCTTAAGCCCTGCAAGCGCTAATGCTCCAGCAGGCTCGGCAATCGCGCGAGTGTCTTCGAAGATATCTTTCACCGCAGCACAGATCTCATCAGAGTTTACCGTGATCACACCATCCACATATTGACGTGCCACTTTAAATGGCTCCGCGCCAATCTGCTTAACGGCAACACCATCGGCAAACAAGCCGACTTGCGCTAATATCACCCGCTCATCAGCCTCAAGGGCCGCCTTTAAACACGCTGAATCTTCTGGTTCAACACCGATAATTTTGACTTGCGGCATCACCGCTTTATAAAATGCGGCCATGCCAGCTATCAATCCACCGCCACCCACAGGCACAAACACCACTTCAAGATCGCGCTGTTGCTGCAACATCTCTTGTGCAACCGTGCCTTGACCGGCAATCACAGCTTCATCATCAAAAGGGGCGACATACACGCGCCCTTGTGTGCTAGCAAGCTCTTGGGCATGCACATTGGCCTGATCGAACGCTTGCCCATGCAGTACCACTTCACCCCCTAGGCGACGAACCGCATCGACTTTAATCTCTGGGGTTGTCTCTGGCATCACAATAACTGCACTAATTCCCAGAGCCGCTGCCGACATCGCCACACCTTGAGCATGGTTTCCCGCTGAAGCGCACACCACACCACATTGACACTCATCAGCCGTCAATTCAGATATTTTGTTATAGGCGCCACGCAGCTTAAATGAATGCACAGGCTGCATATCTTCACGCTTAAGAAAAATCTGGCATCCAAGACGAGCAGAAAGCTTATTCAAGCTCGACAGTGGCGTCACTTTTGCCACATCATAGACAGAAGATAACAAGGTTTTCTGCAAATAATAATGCGCTAAATCCATGTTTGAGTTTGAGGCTAACTCAGTCATATTAATCCTCCAGCATACTGACATCTCTCACCGCACCTTTGTCGGCACTGGTCGCCAATAGTGCGTAAGCTTTAAGGGCTAATGACACTTCTCTTACACGAGCTACAGGTTTCCAAGCTTGCTTACCACGCTCTTCCATTGCACTGCGACGTGCCGCTAACTGAACATCACTAATGGCCAATTTAATTGAGCGGGCAGGAATATCAATCTCAATACGATCACCCGTTTCGACCAATCCAATCGTGCCACCAGCGGCCGCTTCGGGGGAAACGTGACCGATTGATAAACCCGATGTCCCACCAGAAAAACGGCCATCTGTAATTAATGCACATGCCTTACCTAGGCCGCGAGATTTAAGGTAACTGGTTGGATAAAGCATCTCTTGCATACCTGGGCCACCTTTAGGGCCTTCATAACGGATCACCACCACATCACCAGCAACCACTTCGCCCCCTAAAATAGCGGCAACAGCATCATCTTGGCTTTCATAAACACGAGCAGAGCCGATAAAGGTATGATTGTCTTCATCTACACCTGCTGTCTTAACAATACAGCCATCCAGAGCGATATTACCAGACAGTACCGCCAAGCCTCCTTCTTGGCTAAAGGCAAATTCTCGCTTACGAATACAACCGCCTTCACGGTCATCATCGACACTTTCCCAGCGACAATTTTGGCTAAAAGCTTTGGTGGTTGGAATGCCAGCAGGGCCAGCTGAAAAGAACTTACGTACTGCTTCATCTTGGGTCTGAGCAATATCCCATTTGGCTAATACTTCTTTTAGATTTTTACCCGCAACATGATACGCGTCGTTATGAATCAACCCCGCTCTATCAAGCTCACCCAATATCCCCATGACACCGCCAGCGCGATGCACATCTTCCATATGATATTCTGGCGTCGCTGGGGCGACCTTGCACAAATGTGGCACCAGGCGAGACAAACGATCGATATCGGCCATCGTAAAGTCAACCTTGGCTTCATAGGCGCCTGCAAGTAAGTGTAAAACCGTATTACTTGACCCGCCCATGGCGATATCGAGTGTCATGGCATTTTCAAAAGCATTAAAGTTAGCGATATTACGTGGTAAAGCCGACTCATCGTCATGCTTATAATAGCGTGTAGCAAGATCCATAATACGGCGGCCAGCTTCGAGGAATAGCTCTCGTCTGTCAGCATGAGTGGCTAACATAGAGCCATTGCCCGGCAAAGAGAGTCCTAGCGCTTCGGTTAAGCAGTTCATCGAATTAGCGGTAAACATACCTGAACATGATCCACAAGTTGGGCACGCACTGCGCTCAATTTTGGCACTGTCTTCATCTGATACTCGCTCATCTGCACCTGCCACCATCGCATCGACCAGATCTAGCTTAATGATTTTATCTGATAACTTGGTCTTACCAGCTTCCATCGGACCGCCGGAAACAAAAATCACCGGAATATTTAGCCGCAGTGCCGCCATCATCATACCTGGCGTTATTTTGTCACAGTTTGAGATACACACTAACGCATCAGCGCAGTGTGCATTAACCATGTATTCAACACTATCTGCAATAAGCTCACGCGATGGTAAGCTGTATAGCATGCCACCATGACCCATGGCGATGCCATCATCGACAGCTATTGTATTGAATTCTTTAGCAATACCACCAGCCTCCTCAATCGCACCAGCCACTAATGACCCCATATCTTTAAGGTGTACGTGACCTGGAACAAACTGAGTAAATGAGTTGGAAATGGCAATGATCGGCTTGCCGAAATCATTATCTTTAACCCCAGTGGCACGCCATAAAGCGCGTGCGCCAGCCATATTGCGGCCTTCGGTACTGGTAGCTGAACGTAGTTTTGGCATTGCGATGATCCTTTTAAACAGAAGGCGCGAGGTGTTAGAACTTAGGCTCTAGGAAACGTTCGCTACTAACCTTCTAGTGAAATTTTGTAAATCTAAAAGCAAATGCTTTTAGATATTTTTATGCGGTACTTATTATCAAGCCTAGTCGTTATCGCACGCTTTATAACACTTCCAACCAACCCCACTTATCTTCAGTCTCACCATTAAACAAGCCAAAGAAGCTCTCTTGCACCTGCTTAGTCACCGCGCCACGCTTACCCACACCTATGTCTATTCTATCGACGCTGCGCACAGGCACGATTTCTGCGGCTGTGCCTGTCATAAATATTTCATCAGCAAGATAGAGGAACTCTCGTGACATCGCTTCCTCTACCACTTCGTAACCTAAATCACGAGCTAACACTATGATGGAATCACGTGTCAAACCCATTAAAATCGCTGCCGTGGCAGGAGGTGTGTAGATTTTGCCTTTTTTAACCACAAATAAGTTAGCCCCTGCACCTTCGCTGACAAGCCCATTAACATCTAGCGCGATCCCTTCATCAAAACCATTTCGTTTAGCTTCAGTTGAGATCTGAATTGAGGATAAATAGTTCCCCCCCGCTTTGGCACCTGTAGGGATGGTATTAGGTGCCAAGCGGTTCCAAGAACTCACTGCCACATCGACCCCCGCTTCCATGCTGTCTTCCCCTAAGTAAGCTCCCCAAGGAAAAGCAGCAACCATCACATCACATACAGCATCTTTAGGTGGACATATTCCCATCCCCACATCACCATAAAAAGCCAAGGGACGGATATAAGCACTGTTTAAATCGTTCTTTTTGACTATATCGCGGCAAGATGTCATCAGCTCTGTGACAGTATAAGGAATGGGCATCCGATAAATTTTGGCTGAATCAAATAACCGTTCGATATGAGGCGTAATACGAAACCCTGCAGGCCCAAGATGAGTATCGTAGACACGGATCCCTTCAAAAACAGATGAACCGTAATGTAAACCATGGGACATCACATGTACCTTGGCATCGCCCCAAGGCATGATCTCACCATTAAACCATATAAATTCTGCTTTCTTCGCGGTCATATCTCTTCCTCACTCTCTTATGTGCTTACTGCTACAGGCCAATATCTATACCCAACGGACACTTAATGCGCTAAGGCACTGCACTCGATAACATCAATAAGCTTACTTAACTGCTTAGTGAGCAGTTCTATAGTCCGCTCACTCTCGACTGTCATCGCTAAACTCACGTGTTTAGCGCCCTCTAATTGCATATTCATCTTGGTGATATTAAACCCACGATGGCGTATTACTCTTAATACTCGTTCCAACACCTCTGGGCGTTGATCTAACAATAAATTAACCGTGTATATCATCTGTGCTTCTCCAGCATACTTCTCTGACCCTGATATCTGTTATCCAGCCATCAAGTTGATTTGTCCATCTCTTCCATCATGTCGCGATTCGATGCGCCAGGGGGAACCAATGGCCAGACGTTATGAGCCTCATCAATTCTGACATGTAACAAATAAGGGCCTTCACACTGAATTAAATGATTTAAGGCTGCTTCGACTTCTTCTGTCTTAGTGATGGTGCGACCAGGGATATCAAATGCTGATGCCAAGGTGACAAAATCTGGGTTATCAGACAGATCCGTTTCACTGTATCGCTCTTCAAAAAATAACTGTTGCCATTGCTTAACCATGCCCAATTTTTGGTTATCAATAAGCAGTATTTTAACGGCTAATTTACGCCGCTTAATGGTGGTTAACTCCTGAACATTCATCATAAAGGAACCATCACCCGAAACCGCGACAACGGTGGCATCGGGTCGAGAGACTTTGGCACCGATTGCTGCAGGTAAACCAAAGCCCATAGTACCTAATCCAGCACTGGATAGATGATCTTCCGGTTTACGGAACCACATATGCTGAGCCACCCACATCTGATGTTGGCCAACATCACAACACACCACACTGTCTTCAGGCAGCTTATCGGCTAACATTTTGAGCATAGAGGGAGCAAATATTAGCTCTCCGGGTCTGTCATATTGCCATTGATGTTTATGTTTAAGCTGCGTCACCTCTTCTTGCCATGAAGTGATCTCTAGGGGGATTGATAAAGCAGGTAATATGTGATTTAGATCGCCGTCAATAGCCACTTCTGGCAAACGAAGCTTACCGAGTTCAGCAGCATCTATGTCTAGGTGGATAACCTTAGCATGTTCGGCAAATGACGCTAAACGTCCTGTGACTCTGTCATCGAAACGCGCACCGACAACGATCAGTAAATCGCACTCTTGCACTGCGATATTAGCTGCCTTTGAACCATGCATGCCTAACATACCAAGATACCCAGCAGTATCATTTTCAATCGAACCTAACGCTTTTAATGTAGCCACTGATGGTACACCAGTGATCTTAATAAATTGGCGTAATGGCTCCACAGCGCTCGCCATACCGACACCACCACCAACATATAACATGGGTTGCTTAGCTTGTGCTAATAAGGTTAACGCAGCATCAAGCTTACTGGTATCCAATATTGGCGTTTCTACAGGCGGCTGCACGGGTATTTTATATTCAAGTAATCCGATTTGAATATCTTTAGGAATGTCGACAAGCACCGGACCTGGACGCCCTGAAGCTGCGATCTCAAATGCTTTATACAGCGTTGGTACGAGTTCATCCATGTTAGTGACCATAAAACTGTGCTTCGTACAGGATAGGGACATGCCTAGCATATCAATCTCTTGAAAAGCATCAGTACCGATAACAGCTGTTGACACTTGGCCTGTTATGGCGACTACTGGGACAGAATCAAGTAAAGCATCGGCCAAAGAGGTCACTAGATTTGTCGCACCAGGGCCTGAAGTGGCAAAGCAAACACCGGTCTTACCACTTGCTCTGGCATAACCAACGGCTGCAAAAGCGGCACCTTGTTCGTGACGGCTGAGTAAATGTTCGACAGGAGCACCATAAAGGGCATCATAGATGGGCATAATTGCCCCACCAGGATAACCAAAAATATTCGTGACACCGTGGGCGGTTAATACCTTGATCACGGCATCAGCACCGCGCATCATCTGACCTTCTTTGTTCTGCCCTTGTTCCATCTGCATTTCTCACTTTATATGAACTCATATCGAACTCAGTAATTTGTAGGGTAAAGCCTTTTTAGCTGGGCTTTAAACGAAAAAACCCCCGATCCTTTCGGAGCGAGGGTTGGTTGCAATCTTGACCTTATTAGGTTTGTCGATATGCCATGCCGTCCCCCCGCTGTGATCTAATCATCACGACGGTAATAATCTCAATAATGAGTCGGACTGCCTGGTTAACCATACTTGACCTGTTCCCTAATTAGTTTGCTTAAATTCACCTCTTCTAATGAAGAGTCAACAATAAATAACACAAAGCCAATAAAAAACACAACAAAAACCTTTTACCTCGATAAGAAAATACACATATTAATCTCAATATTTTGCATTTTTACCTAAAGTAACGTCCTAGACTATTTTTGAAATTACTATTTACTTCAATGACTCACTAAATACTTATTGCGTATTTTACCATCAGATCCGACATGACTATCGGATCTGAATTTTTTGGTTAATTATTTTTCTTCGACAATACGTTGCATCGCTGTCATATAGCCACGAAGTTCAGCACCGATTTTCTCAACCCCTGTTCCACGTATCGCTGCATTCACTTCAATCAAACGCTGATTATCGACACCGTTACAACGACTACTTAGCCCACGCCCTAATAGCTCAGGAGACATCTTTTGTACGTATTCACGTAACATAGGCACTGCAGCATGGTTAAACAAGTAACAACCATATTCTGCAGTATCGGAGATAACAACGTTCATTTCGTACAGGCGCTTACGTGCAATGGTATTAGCAATAAGCGGGGTTTCATGCAGCGACTCATAGTAAGCTGATTCTTCAATAATCCCCGCAGAAACCATAGTATCGAACGCCAACTCCACACCCGCTTTAATCATAGCGACCAGAAAAATACCTTTATCGAAATACGTTTGCTCGTCAATGCTTTCATCACTTTGAGGCGCATTTTCAAATGCGGTTTCACCCGTGTCTTTGCGCCATTGAAGTAAATTTACATCGTCGTTAGCCCAATCTTCCATCATGGTTTTAGAGAACTTTCCACCGATAATATCATCCATATGCTTGGCAAATAATGGGGCCAAAATACCTTTCAGATCTTCGGCCATCTCGAATGCTTTGATCTTGGCAGGGTTAGACAAGCGATCCATCATGTTGGTAATACCGCCATGCTTAAGCGCCTCAGTCGTTGTCTCCCAACCTTGCTGAATCAATTTAGCCGCATAACCAGGCTCTACACCGTCAGCAACCATTTTCTCGTAACCAAGAATAGCGCCAGTCTGTAACATGCCACAAAGAATGGTCTGCTCACCCATAAGGTCAGATTTAACTTCGGCGATAAATGATGAATGCAGTACACCTGCGCGATCACCACCTGTTGCACTGGCATAAGCCTTAGCAATATCAAAACCTTGACCCTTAGGATCATTTTCAGGGTGAACTGCGATTAGCGTCGGCACACCAAACCCACGCTTATATTCTTCACGGACCTCTGTACCTGGGCACTTAGGTGCAACCATCACAACCGTAATGTCTTCACGAACCTGCATACCTTCTTCAACGATATTAAAACCGTGTGAATAAGCCAGTGTTGCACCTTGCTTCATTAACGGCATGATCCGGGTGACAGCATCAGTGTGTTGTTTATCAGGCGTTAGGTTAAGCACCAGATCCGCATCAGGAATAAGCTCTTCAATGGTACCTACACGGAAACCATTACCTGTGGCTTTCTGATATGAAGCACGTTTTTCTTCAATGGCTTCAGCGCGAAGGGCATAGGCAATGTTTAAGCCTGAGTCGCGCATGTTCAAACCTTGGTTCAGCCCTTGAGCGCCACAACCTAAGATAACGATATTCCAGCCCTTAATGAAGTCACAGCCTTGACTAAATTCATTACGATCCATAAAGCGGCACTGGGCGAGCTGTTCTAATTGTTGACGCAAGTTCAGAGAGTTAAAATAGTTAGCCATCTGATGTACCACCTTTTGATTCGAATTTGGGAGAGTTGCTCAAATCTGTTTGTTCGAGCAGCGATTGAGTTCACTATAGACTATGCTTACCATTGCTTAAAATGATATATTTGGGACATAGTATTGCGTTTTTCGCAACGATAAAGCATCAGCCCCTTTCACTCAAGTGAGCCAAGCATGGATATAAAAACAATCAAGCTCTACTTACACCTATCTGAGAGTCTACACTTCTCACGTACGGCTCAGGCTATGCATGTCAGTCCATCGGCACTCAGTCGGGCCATGCAGAGGCTGGAAGATGAAGTCGATACTAAATTATTTCAAAGAGATAATCGCAGTGTATCCTTAACCAATGCTGGGGTTGAATACCGTCACTTTGCTGAACTAACATTAGATAACTGGAGCAAACTAAAAACTAAAATAGGCCCTAAACAAGATCAATTAAGAGGCAAGCTCAACCTTTACTGCTCAGTCACAGCCGCTTACAGTCATTTACCGGGTTTACTAGATAAATTTAGACGTGAACACCCCTTAGTAGAGATAGCCCTCACAACGGGAGATGCCGCCAATGCCGTTAATGAAGTAAAAAATAATCGTGTCGATATTGCCATTGCTGCCCTTCCCGATCCCTTTCCAGATAGCCTTCACTTCGCCAAGATAGATGATATACCCTTGGTCATTATCGCGCCAACCTACCGCTGTAAAGTGCAAGAGCTACTAACAGAGTCTTACATTCCTTGGGATCGTCTGCCCTTTATTGTTCCAGAACATGGGCCTGGTAGACGCAGAACCGATAATTGGTTTAAACAACTCGGTCTTACCCCTAATATTTATGCTCAAGTTTCAGGTCAAGA is a window of Shewanella sp. VB17 DNA encoding:
- the ilvG gene encoding acetolactate synthase 2 catalytic subunit, with amino-acid sequence MRGADAVIKVLTAHGVTNIFGYPGGAIMPIYDALYGAPVEHLLSRHEQGAAFAAVGYARASGKTGVCFATSGPGATNLVTSLADALLDSVPVVAITGQVSTAVIGTDAFQEIDMLGMSLSCTKHSFMVTNMDELVPTLYKAFEIAASGRPGPVLVDIPKDIQIGLLEYKIPVQPPVETPILDTSKLDAALTLLAQAKQPMLYVGGGVGMASAVEPLRQFIKITGVPSVATLKALGSIENDTAGYLGMLGMHGSKAANIAVQECDLLIVVGARFDDRVTGRLASFAEHAKVIHLDIDAAELGKLRLPEVAIDGDLNHILPALSIPLEITSWQEEVTQLKHKHQWQYDRPGELIFAPSMLKMLADKLPEDSVVCCDVGQHQMWVAQHMWFRKPEDHLSSAGLGTMGFGLPAAIGAKVSRPDATVVAVSGDGSFMMNVQELTTIKRRKLAVKILLIDNQKLGMVKQWQQLFFEERYSETDLSDNPDFVTLASAFDIPGRTITKTEEVEAALNHLIQCEGPYLLHVRIDEAHNVWPLVPPGASNRDMMEEMDKST
- the ilvC gene encoding ketol-acid reductoisomerase: MANYFNSLNLRQQLEQLAQCRFMDRNEFSQGCDFIKGWNIVILGCGAQGLNQGLNMRDSGLNIAYALRAEAIEEKRASYQKATGNGFRVGTIEELIPDADLVLNLTPDKQHTDAVTRIMPLMKQGATLAYSHGFNIVEEGMQVREDITVVMVAPKCPGTEVREEYKRGFGVPTLIAVHPENDPKGQGFDIAKAYASATGGDRAGVLHSSFIAEVKSDLMGEQTILCGMLQTGAILGYEKMVADGVEPGYAAKLIQQGWETTTEALKHGGITNMMDRLSNPAKIKAFEMAEDLKGILAPLFAKHMDDIIGGKFSKTMMEDWANDDVNLLQWRKDTGETAFENAPQSDESIDEQTYFDKGIFLVAMIKAGVELAFDTMVSAGIIEESAYYESLHETPLIANTIARKRLYEMNVVISDTAEYGCYLFNHAAVPMLREYVQKMSPELLGRGLSSRCNGVDNQRLIEVNAAIRGTGVEKIGAELRGYMTAMQRIVEEK
- the ilvY gene encoding HTH-type transcriptional activator IlvY, producing MDIKTIKLYLHLSESLHFSRTAQAMHVSPSALSRAMQRLEDEVDTKLFQRDNRSVSLTNAGVEYRHFAELTLDNWSKLKTKIGPKQDQLRGKLNLYCSVTAAYSHLPGLLDKFRREHPLVEIALTTGDAANAVNEVKNNRVDIAIAALPDPFPDSLHFAKIDDIPLVIIAPTYRCKVQELLTESYIPWDRLPFIVPEHGPGRRRTDNWFKQLGLTPNIYAQVSGQEAIASMVALGCGVSITPEVVITNSPIRDRIQILRSPIDIPPFELGCCCKTRSQDDPIISAFLKIM